CGTTCTCGGGCTCCTCACCTGACTCCTCTCCTCTCCCACCGCAGGATCGACCATCGTGCTCAACCGCATCTCCGCGGCACCGCCCCCCGTGCCTGTCCGTCCGGTCCTGCTCGCCGCCGCGCTGTACGCGCCCGCCGGCATCGTTCCCCTGCTGCCCCCCGGCGGCCTATCGAACGAGATCACCGCGGTGGCTCTCGCGTACCTTCTTCTCGTCTTCGCGCTGTCCACGGCCTGGTTCGCGCGGCGGCAGGATGCGCCCTGGACGGAGCGTACCGCGCGCTACGCCGCCGCCGCCGCCGCGATGGGTGCGCTCGCCTCGCTGGTCGTGACGCTCCTGGCGCGCGCGGCGGGACTGGAGCAGGCTTTTCCATCGACGGGAATGAACTTCGAGATCGCGGAGTGCTGGAGCTGCGAGCCTCCGTCGGACGTCACCGTGCGCCTGATCTGGTACTACCTGCGCTTCGTCGTTGCCGCCACGCTCCTCTCGCCGCTCGCCGGAGCCGTCGGCCGGGCGCTCGGTGCGCGCGTGCGCGATGCGGCCGCTGCATGAGGACCTGCTGAGGCGCAGGGCAGAAGTGGCTGTGCTGAGGCGTTCCGATGAGGCTCGTTCACCTCGGGCGCCGCAGCGATGAGGGCACCATGACGTCCACGACCAGGAAGCTGATCGATCTCGGGCCTTCCACGCTGTTGCCGCTCGCGTTTCTGAGCGTCATTCTCCTGGTGCTCGTGATGGTCTTTACACCGGCCCACGGCGGCCCGTACCTCCCCAACGCGGCGACGGGGCTCCCGGTCGGCGCGAACCCGCTCACCGTGGGGATCGATAATCACGGCAAGTTCTATCTGCGGGAGAGCGCGGATTGGAAACCCGTGGCCGATGCGGATCTGTCCGCGAGAGTGCGTGCGCTTGTCGCCTCCAGGCCGGGCGCCACGCGGCTGTACGTGACGGCCGATCGTGATGCCCCATACGACCGGCTGCTCGTGCTGGCGGAGGCCGCGCGGGGTGCCGGCGTCCAGCAGCTCGATCTCGCGACCCAATGCCCGCGAGGCAAGGAATCTCTGCTCGACGCCTGTTATCGGTGAAGGTGTGACGGAACGACGAACCCCCGCG
The window above is part of the Longimicrobium sp. genome. Proteins encoded here:
- a CDS encoding biopolymer transporter ExbD encodes the protein MTSTTRKLIDLGPSTLLPLAFLSVILLVLVMVFTPAHGGPYLPNAATGLPVGANPLTVGIDNHGKFYLRESADWKPVADADLSARVRALVASRPGATRLYVTADRDAPYDRLLVLAEAARGAGVQQLDLATQCPRGKESLLDACYR